From Salvia splendens isolate huo1 chromosome 3, SspV2, whole genome shotgun sequence, a single genomic window includes:
- the LOC121794483 gene encoding transcriptional corepressor LEUNIG_HOMOLOG-like, which yields MAQSNWEADKMLDVYIHDYLLKRKLHNSAKTFMTEGKVATDPVAIDAPGGFLYEWWSVFWDIFIARTNEKHSEPAAAYIETQQIKQREQQQQLQMQQLQLMQQHSAQLQRRDPNHPPLGGPMNSEGMMGQPSASVLAMKMYEERMKHPHPMDSETSPGLIEANRMALLKSASGQQGQLIQGNSGGMSAALQQMQGRPQLATDNKGEVNLGATQKSLPMDPSSIYGQVLQSKSGLGGAGLNQGVTGLPLKGWPLTGIDQLRPSLGLQVQKPNLPTPNQFLLASQQQQALAQAQAQGNLGNSPNYGFGGVPRGSFNAKDGQPPRNDGSICSPVQSNSPKMKMGQMQQSSSQQQDQLQQQQLQQNNRKRKQHSSSGPANSTGTGNTVGPSPGSPQSTHTPGDGMTTASSLHNANNVSKSMMMYGGDGAGVIASSTNQLDDLENFGDVGSLEDNVESFLSHDGVDGNMYGSLKQNLTGHKTETSKGFSFGEVGCIRTRNKVTCCHFSSDGKLLASAGHDKKAVLWNMDTLQTESTPEEHQYLITDVRFRPNSTQLATASFDKSVRLWDAANPSYCLQAYTGHSSHIMSLDFHPKKNDLFCFCDSKNEIRYWSISPFTCTRMSKQGGSAQVRFQPITGHLLAAASDKVVSIFDVENDRKTHSFQGHSGVVNYLCWDLNGDLLASVSEDSIKVWSLASGECIHELNSNGNQFHSCVFHPSYSALLVIGGLRALELWNMVENKSMTVPAHENIIASLAQSPLTGMVASASHDSSVKLWK from the exons atGGCTCAGAGTAACTGGGAAGCTGATAAAAT GCTTGATGTATACATTCACGACTATTTGTTGAAAAGAAAACTGCATAATTCTGCGAAAACTTTCATGACAGAAGGAAAAGTTGCTACAGATCCTGTGG CTATTGATGCCCCAGGAGGATTTCTTTATGAATGGTGGTCTGTTTTCTGGGACATTTTCATCGCAAGGACAAACGAGAAGCATTCTGAACCTGCTGCAGCTTACATAGAG ACACAACAAATCAAACAAAGAGAGCAACAACAGCAGCTTCAAATGCAGCAGTTGCAACTCATGCAGCAACACAGTGCCCAATTACAGAGAAGGGATCCTAATCATCCACCACTTGGTGGTCCCATGAATTCTGAGGGGATGATGGGCCAACCATCTGCCAGTGTATTGGCTATGAAGATGTATGAAGAACGGATGAAGCATCCCCACCCCATGGATTCAGAGACATCTCCAGGCCTCATCGAGGCTAATAGGATGGCACTTCTTAAATCAGCTTCTGGTCAGCAAGG GCAGTTGATACAAGGCAACTCTGGGGGTATGTCTGCAGCCTTGCAGCAAATGCAGGGGCGGCCTCAACTGGCTACT GACAATAAAGGGGAAGTTAACTTGGGTGCCACACAAAAATCTTTGCCTATGGACCCATCGTCGATTTATGGGCAGGTTCTCCAGTCAAAATCTGGACTGGGTGGTGCAG GATTAAATCAAGGAGTAACTGGTCTTCCACTGAAGGGTTGGCCTTTGACC GGAATTGACCAATTACGGCCAAGTTTGGGTTTGCAAGTGCAAAAGCCCAACCTGCCTACCCCAAACCAGTTCCTTTTGGCATCACAACAGCAGCAAGCCCTTGCACAGGCTCAAGCTCAGGGTAACCTTGGAAATTCACCTAACTATGGATTTGGAGGAGTTCCGAGGGGTAGTTTTAATGCAAAAGATGGCCAACCTCCAAGAAATGATGGATCTATTTGCTCCCCCGTGCAGTCAAATTCTCCTAAG ATGAAAATGGGCCAAATGCAGCAGTCGTCCTCACAACAACAGGATCAGTTGCAGCAGCAGCAATTGCAGCAG AATAATAGGAAAAGGAAACAACACTCTTCGTCTGGACCTGCCAATAGCACAGGTACTGGAAATACGGTGGGCCCCTCCCCAGGTTCACCACAATCAACACATACACCTGGGGATGGGATGACCACAGCCAGCAGCCTGCATAATGCTAATAATGTATCCAAGAGTATGATGatgtatggtggagatggagctGGTGTAATTGCATCATCTACAAATCAGCTT GATGATTTGGAGAACTTTGGTGACGTTGGCTCCCTTGAAGATAATGTAGAATCCTTCTTGTCTCATGATGGGGTAGATGGTAATATGTATGGTTCTTTGAAACAAAATCTTACTGGGCATAAAACTGAGACTtctaaag GTTTTTCATTTGGAGAAGTTGGTTGCATTCGGACAAGAAATAAAGTGACTTGCTGCCATTTTTCTTCCGATGGGAAGTTGTTGGCTAGTGCAGGGCACGACAAGAAG GCTGTTCTTTGGAATATGGATACTTTACAAACAGAGTCCACCCCAGAAGAACACCAGTACTTAATTACTGATGTTCGCTTCCGGCCGAATTCTACTCAACTTGCTACGGCTTCATTTGACAAGTCTGTTAGATTGTGGGATGCAGCTAAC CCAAGCTATTGTCTGCAAGCTTACACCGGGCATAGTTCCCACATCATGTCCCTTGATTTCCATCCAAAAAAGAACGATCTTTTTTGTTTCTGTGATAGTAAAAATGAGATACGTTATTGGAGTATTAGCCCATTCACCTGCACTCGCATGTCCAAG CAAGGAGGAAGTGCACAAGTGAGGTTTCAGCCTATAACGGGTCATCTACTGGCAGCTGCTTCAGACAAGGTGGTTTCCATCTTTGATGTGGAAAACGACAGGAAAACACATTCATTCCAG GGACATTCTGGTGTCGTCAACTATCTTTGCTGGGATCTTAACGGTGACCTATTGGCTTCCGTCAGTGAGGACAGCATTAAAGTTTGGTCATTGGCCTCTGGAGAGTGCATACATGAGCTTAATTCTAATGGAAACCAATTTCATTCTTGTGTTTTCCATCCAAGTTATTCTGCTCTCTTGGTGATTGGAGGGCTGCGG GCTTTGGAGTTGTGGAACATGGTAGAGAACAAAAGCATGACGGTTCCTGCTCATGAGAATATAATAGCTTCTTTGGCACAGTCACCTCTGACAGGAATGGTTGCCTCAGCTAGCCACGACAGTTCTGTTAAGCTGTGGAAATAA